The Salvia miltiorrhiza cultivar Shanhuang (shh) chromosome 1, IMPLAD_Smil_shh, whole genome shotgun sequence genome has a window encoding:
- the LOC131005636 gene encoding dirigent protein 21-like — protein MKNVNSTCGLLIIIASLLIAGATAETQWFENFCRGNKNTTKLHFYVHDVRTGPNATLYTVANASITTTSPTGFGRINVFDDRVTAAPDIGSEEVARAQGTTTSVDLQVSAASMNLNFYLTSGKFNGSTVTIIGRNQFTLAQRELPVAGGSGAFRYARGYAITSSYSNDATTNYSVLEYTIYITTSTKC, from the coding sequence atgaagaACGTTAACTCAACATGTGGTCTTCTCATAATAATCGCCTCCCTTCTCATCGCCGGCGCCACCGCCGAAACCCAATGGTTCGAAAACTTCTGCCGGGGAAACAAAAACACAACCAAGCTTCATTTCTACGTTCACGACGTGCGAACTGGTCCCAACGCCACCTTGTACACCGTGGCCAACGCCTCCATCACCACCACTTCCCCCACCGGCTTCGGCCGCATCAACGTCTTCGACGACCGCGTCACGGCGGCGCCGGACATCGGCTCCGAGGAAGTGGCGAGAGCGCAGGGAACCACCACTTCCGTAGACCTCCAAGTCTCGGCGGCCTCCATGAACTTAAACTTCTATTTGACGTCGGGGAAGTTCAACGGCAGCACCGTCACCATCATCGGCCGGAATCAGTTCACCTTAGCGCAACGGGAGCTCCCGGTCGCCGGCGGCAGCGGGGCTTTCCGGTATGCTCGCGGATATGCAATTACTAGCAGTTATTCTAATGATGCGACCACCAATTATAGTGTGCTCGAGTACACGATTTATATCACCACTTCTACAAAATGTTGA
- the LOC131012431 gene encoding dirigent protein 11-like, with product MCTRESKATLRRKRNIFSGKENVAKLQLYVQDLRIGNPNATMFEVAKSSITDTSPYGFGSIHFLDDLITEEPDINSRPLGRVQGLTTNADLLTYGVHLNLNFYFTVGKLAGSTLSILGRNQIMDDQREFPVVGGTGSFRFSRGYAIQTTYSMDSATDYAVMKYTIYATYNSKLGESDAVEIAQM from the exons ATGTGTACGCGAGAAAGCAAGGCTACGTTGCGGAGGAAGCGCAACATCTTCAGTGGGAAAGAAAATGTCGCGAAGCTCCAATTGTACGTCCAAGATCTCCGGATCGGAAACCCTAACGCCACCATGTTCGAGGTGGCGAAATCCTCCATCACCGATACGTCTCCGTACGGCTTCGGCAGCATCCACTTTCTCGACGACCTGATCACGGAGGAGCCAGACATCAACTCCCGGCCGCTCGGCCGCGTCCAAGGGCTCACCACCAACGCCGACCTCTTGACGTACGGCGTCCACTTGAACCTCAACTTCTACTTCACGGTGGGGAAGTTGGCCGGCAGCACACTCAGCATCCTCGGCCGAAATCAGATAATGGACGACCAAC GGGAGTTCCCGGTGGTCGGCGGCACCGGCAGTTTCCGATTTAGTCGTGGATACGCAATCCAGACCACCTACTCTATGGATTCCGCCACCGATTACGCGGTGATGAAATACACCATTTACGCCACTTACAACTCTAAGCTTGGTGAGAGTGATGCTGTTGAGATTGCTCAAATGTGA